A single genomic interval of Sceloporus undulatus isolate JIND9_A2432 ecotype Alabama chromosome 2, SceUnd_v1.1, whole genome shotgun sequence harbors:
- the IER2 gene encoding immediate early response gene 2 protein, with protein sequence MEVQKEAQRIMTMSVWKMYHSRMQRGGLRLHRSLQLSLVMRNARDLYLSAKLEEEEEEEQGEGEGEGARGGMGACGGGLVEAVPVQQDPRAPCDASAAEPEPMETQEEPEGGGGGGGRGSEAHPPPWRPSAKPSRKRRSSSLGKMGASEDAEAGLVPSKKARLEGEEGERPPQGQEGPFPSLARVLQDRFSGLIPATTAAATAPGPEEAKGGCCRQGEGVLSILVRAVVAF encoded by the coding sequence ATGGAGGTGCAGAAGGAGGCGCAGCGCATCATGACGATGTCGGTGTGGAAGATGTACCACTCGCGGATGCAGCGCGGCGGCCTCCGCCTCCACCGCAGCCTCCAGCTCTCGCTCGTCATGCGCAACGCCCGCGACCTCTACCTCTCGGccaagctggaggaggaggaggaggaggagcaaggagagggagaaggagaaggggcccgAGGCGGGATGGGGGCCTGCGGAGGGGGCCTGGTGGAGGCGGTCCCGGTCCAGCAGGATCCCCGGGCGCCGTGTGACGCCAGCGCCGCCGAGCCGGAGCCCATGGAGACCCAGGAGGAGCCCGagggcggaggcggcggcggcggaagaGGAAGCGAGGCCCACCCGCCGCCCTGGCGCCCCTCGGCCAAGCCCAGCCGCAAGCGCCGGAGCAGCAGCCTGGGCAAGATGGGCGCCTCCGAGGACGCCGAGGCCGGCCTGGTGCCCAGCAAGAAGGCCAggctggagggggaggagggcgAGCGGCCGCCCCAGGGACAGGAGGGGCCCTTCCCCAGCCTGGCCCGCGTCCTCCAGGACCGCTTCTCGGGGCTGATCCCCGCTACGACGGCGGCCGCGACGGCGCCGGGCCCCGAGGAGGCCAAGGGCGGCTGCTGCCGGCAAGGCGAGGGGGTCCTGAGCATCCTGGTGAGGGCCGTGGTGGCCTTCTAG